The following coding sequences lie in one Xiphophorus maculatus strain JP 163 A chromosome 4, X_maculatus-5.0-male, whole genome shotgun sequence genomic window:
- the LOC102219584 gene encoding uncharacterized protein LOC102219584 isoform X1: protein METLCSPFVEETSFARTEDEDEDEAEENEEEDKDDAQTEESADRKQRPTAFLPCFYSRMGKEVYSYAGHEIVIEEGLDSFAGMIWPGALALCHYLETHRDQLNLVDKTVLEIGAGTGLVSVVATLLGGWVTATDLPEVLSNTRANLCRNTRGLCRHAPQVAPLSWGYDLESTYPSSVYRYDYILAAEVVYHHNFMDELLVTMKHFCKPGTTLIWANKVRLESDLVFTENFKKAFHTSLLVEEGEMKIFMAMSREGDDEVDQGLEIQDLLGEEDGKTVEEESNKDNGEDKPSCACTEVRADILDNYNEEEWEEDEEFESDEEEEKIVTSKDDETDEQNETVASNDNISEQECSDQTVVRQKWVPNIIFSVNKDIYHYVGQDIVIYESIDSYGAMMWPAALALCSFLDNNRDTVDLRGKGVLELGSGTGLVAIVASLLGASVTATDLPEILGNLRANLMRNTRGLCRHTPQVAPLSWGYDLESTYPSSVYRYDYVLAADVVYHHDFLDELLFTMKHFCKPGTTLIWANKVRLESDLVFTENFKKAFHTSLLVEEGEMKIFMAMSREGDEGDRNRLSRPTGCRLKA, encoded by the exons ATGGAAACTTTGTGTTCACCATTTGTGGAAGAAACAAGCTTTGCCAGAACagaggatgaagatgaagatgaagctgaagaaaatgaagagGAGGATAAAG aTGATGCACAAACAGAGGAATCAGCTGACAGGAAGCAACGACCGACAGCCTTTCTTCCGTGTTTTTACAGTAGAATGGGCAAAGAGGTGTACAGCTACGCTGGCCATGAGATCGTTATCGAAGAGGGTCTTGACTCATTTGCAGGCATGATATGGCCTGGG GCTTTGGCTCTCTGTCACTACCTTGAAACTCACCGTGACCAACTGAATCTTGTGGACAAAACTGTCCTGGAGATTGGAGCAGGAACTGGTCTTGTGTCTGTGGTAGCGACACTTCTCG GTGGTTGGGTCACAGCGACAGACCTTCCAGAGGTTCTGAGTAACACTAGAGCCAACCTGTGCAGGAACACCAGGGGCCTCTGCCGGCACGCACCCCAGGTGGCACCTCTGTCCTGGGGCTATGATCTGGAGAGCACCTACCCTTCGTCCGTCTACAGGTATGACTACATCCTTGCAGCCGAAGTGGTTTATCATCATAACTTTATGGATGAGCTCTTGGTCACCATGAAGCATTTCTGCAAACCTGGAACAACACTGATCTGGGCCAACAAGGTCCGACTTGAGTCCGATCTAGTGTTCACGGAGAACTTTAAGAAAGCCTTCCACACAAGTCTACTGGTCGAAGAAGGAGAGATGAAGATCTTCATGGCAATGAGTAGGGAAGGAGATGATGAAGTAGATCAGGGACTAGAAATCCAAGATCTGTTGGGAGAAGAAGATGGAAAGACTGTGGAGGAAGAAAGCAACAAAGACAACGGTGAAGACAAACCCTCCTGTGCCTGTACAGAGGTGAGAGCTGATATACTGGACAATTACAATGAGGAGGAGTGGGAAGAAGACGAAGAGTTTGAAagtgatgaggaggaagagaaaattGTGACCTCCAAAGATGATGAAACAGATGAGCAAAATGAGACTGTTGCAAGCAATGACAACATTTCTG AACAGGAGTGTTCGGACCAGACAGTTGTAAGGCAGAAATGGGTTCCAAACATCATTTTCAGCGTTAACAAAGACATCTACCATTACGTAGGGCAGGACATCGTCATTTATGAATCCATAGATTCATATGGAGCAATGATGTGGCCAGCT GCGTTGGCTTTGTGCTCCTTCCTTGACAACAACAGGGACACAGTGGACCTGCGAGGGAAGGGGGTGCTGGAACTGGGATCAGGAACAGGATTGGTAGCTATTGTGGCCAGTCTACTGG GAGCTTCAGTCACAGCCACAGACCTTCCAGAGATATTAGGGAACCTTCGAGCCAACTTAATGAGGAACACCAGGGgtctctgcagacacacaccCCAAGTGGCACCTCTGTCCTGGGGCTATGACCTGGAGAGCACCTACCCTTCATCTGTCTACAGGTATGACTACGTCCTGGCAGCCGACGTGGTTTACCATCATGACTTCCTGGATGAGCTCTTGTTCACCATGAAGCATTTCTGCAAACCAGGAACAACACTGATCTGGGCCAACAAGGTCCGACTTGAGTCCGATCTAGTGTTCACGGAGAACTTTAAGAAAGCCTTCCACACAAGTCTACTGGTCGAAGAAGGAGAGATGAAGATCTTCATGGCAATGAGTAGGGAAGGAGATGAAGGTGACCGGAACAGACTGAGTAGGCCTACAGGATGCAGGCTCAAAGCCTAA
- the LOC102219584 gene encoding uncharacterized protein LOC102219584 isoform X2, which translates to MGKEVYSYAGHEIVIEEGLDSFAGMIWPGALALCHYLETHRDQLNLVDKTVLEIGAGTGLVSVVATLLGGWVTATDLPEVLSNTRANLCRNTRGLCRHAPQVAPLSWGYDLESTYPSSVYRYDYILAAEVVYHHNFMDELLVTMKHFCKPGTTLIWANKVRLESDLVFTENFKKAFHTSLLVEEGEMKIFMAMSREGDDEVDQGLEIQDLLGEEDGKTVEEESNKDNGEDKPSCACTEVRADILDNYNEEEWEEDEEFESDEEEEKIVTSKDDETDEQNETVASNDNISEQECSDQTVVRQKWVPNIIFSVNKDIYHYVGQDIVIYESIDSYGAMMWPAALALCSFLDNNRDTVDLRGKGVLELGSGTGLVAIVASLLGASVTATDLPEILGNLRANLMRNTRGLCRHTPQVAPLSWGYDLESTYPSSVYRYDYVLAADVVYHHDFLDELLFTMKHFCKPGTTLIWANKVRLESDLVFTENFKKAFHTSLLVEEGEMKIFMAMSREGDEGDRNRLSRPTGCRLKA; encoded by the exons ATGGGCAAAGAGGTGTACAGCTACGCTGGCCATGAGATCGTTATCGAAGAGGGTCTTGACTCATTTGCAGGCATGATATGGCCTGGG GCTTTGGCTCTCTGTCACTACCTTGAAACTCACCGTGACCAACTGAATCTTGTGGACAAAACTGTCCTGGAGATTGGAGCAGGAACTGGTCTTGTGTCTGTGGTAGCGACACTTCTCG GTGGTTGGGTCACAGCGACAGACCTTCCAGAGGTTCTGAGTAACACTAGAGCCAACCTGTGCAGGAACACCAGGGGCCTCTGCCGGCACGCACCCCAGGTGGCACCTCTGTCCTGGGGCTATGATCTGGAGAGCACCTACCCTTCGTCCGTCTACAGGTATGACTACATCCTTGCAGCCGAAGTGGTTTATCATCATAACTTTATGGATGAGCTCTTGGTCACCATGAAGCATTTCTGCAAACCTGGAACAACACTGATCTGGGCCAACAAGGTCCGACTTGAGTCCGATCTAGTGTTCACGGAGAACTTTAAGAAAGCCTTCCACACAAGTCTACTGGTCGAAGAAGGAGAGATGAAGATCTTCATGGCAATGAGTAGGGAAGGAGATGATGAAGTAGATCAGGGACTAGAAATCCAAGATCTGTTGGGAGAAGAAGATGGAAAGACTGTGGAGGAAGAAAGCAACAAAGACAACGGTGAAGACAAACCCTCCTGTGCCTGTACAGAGGTGAGAGCTGATATACTGGACAATTACAATGAGGAGGAGTGGGAAGAAGACGAAGAGTTTGAAagtgatgaggaggaagagaaaattGTGACCTCCAAAGATGATGAAACAGATGAGCAAAATGAGACTGTTGCAAGCAATGACAACATTTCTG AACAGGAGTGTTCGGACCAGACAGTTGTAAGGCAGAAATGGGTTCCAAACATCATTTTCAGCGTTAACAAAGACATCTACCATTACGTAGGGCAGGACATCGTCATTTATGAATCCATAGATTCATATGGAGCAATGATGTGGCCAGCT GCGTTGGCTTTGTGCTCCTTCCTTGACAACAACAGGGACACAGTGGACCTGCGAGGGAAGGGGGTGCTGGAACTGGGATCAGGAACAGGATTGGTAGCTATTGTGGCCAGTCTACTGG GAGCTTCAGTCACAGCCACAGACCTTCCAGAGATATTAGGGAACCTTCGAGCCAACTTAATGAGGAACACCAGGGgtctctgcagacacacaccCCAAGTGGCACCTCTGTCCTGGGGCTATGACCTGGAGAGCACCTACCCTTCATCTGTCTACAGGTATGACTACGTCCTGGCAGCCGACGTGGTTTACCATCATGACTTCCTGGATGAGCTCTTGTTCACCATGAAGCATTTCTGCAAACCAGGAACAACACTGATCTGGGCCAACAAGGTCCGACTTGAGTCCGATCTAGTGTTCACGGAGAACTTTAAGAAAGCCTTCCACACAAGTCTACTGGTCGAAGAAGGAGAGATGAAGATCTTCATGGCAATGAGTAGGGAAGGAGATGAAGGTGACCGGAACAGACTGAGTAGGCCTACAGGATGCAGGCTCAAAGCCTAA